A single Microcoleus sp. FACHB-672 DNA region contains:
- a CDS encoding 2OG-Fe dioxygenase family protein — MITVLGSPNLDYAISFALESINSIKLEAFKRFFVDMPVDPYIKGKYRSRRLSRFKISGNELIKLPHGYFYQSKAYNPLLGDIKREFAELDDQLITLDELKKLVFEFSAYCKLPPDVDIAVHQIRISCSPSNFGNPAPEGIHRDGCNFLGIFAVDRHNIIGGETHLYKAKKEKPLFNKVLNPGELLLVNDNEFFHFTTPIKPIADGEGTRDVFVLTAPSLFTEE, encoded by the coding sequence ATGATAACTGTATTGGGATCGCCGAATTTGGATTATGCTATCAGTTTTGCACTAGAAAGTATAAATTCTATCAAGCTAGAGGCTTTTAAGCGATTTTTTGTGGATATGCCGGTTGATCCTTATATCAAAGGCAAATATCGCTCTCGTAGATTATCTCGGTTTAAAATATCTGGAAACGAGTTAATTAAGCTGCCTCATGGATACTTCTACCAAAGCAAAGCTTACAACCCGCTATTGGGAGATATCAAGAGAGAGTTTGCTGAACTTGATGATCAACTCATTACACTAGATGAATTGAAAAAGCTGGTTTTTGAGTTTAGCGCTTATTGCAAACTTCCGCCGGATGTTGATATCGCTGTTCATCAAATTAGAATCTCTTGTTCACCGAGTAATTTTGGCAATCCTGCGCCGGAAGGGATTCATCGAGATGGCTGTAACTTTCTTGGCATTTTCGCGGTTGACCGGCACAATATAATAGGCGGTGAAACCCATCTTTATAAAGCCAAGAAGGAAAAGCCGCTTTTTAATAAAGTTTTGAATCCCGGCGAACTTCTTTTGGTGAATGACAACGAGTTTTTTCACTTCACTACTCCCATCAAACCCATAGCGGATGGTGAGGGGACGAGAGATGTATTTGTTCTAACTGCGCCAAGCTTATTTACTGAAGAATAG
- a CDS encoding HpcH/HpaI aldolase family protein, whose product MRKNQLKRKLKQGEFTLGLFVNCAYPAFMEICGHAGFDFAIIDMEHGPLHTLGAEDLCRAADCVGLAPVIRIRKNDGPQIQRALDIGSAGIQVPQIETKADAEAVVRGAKYSPIGSRGLSFNTRAGNYTAAGTNITDRLNEESLVVVHVEGTRGIENLEEIVSVPHIDVIFLGPYDLSQSLGIPGQVRDPRVIDLMKSAVQTIRNAGKAAGTFADNPETAKQWRDAGVQYVALGVDVAIFLRACEALVKAVRS is encoded by the coding sequence ATGCGGAAAAATCAACTGAAAAGAAAGCTAAAACAGGGGGAATTTACCTTGGGTTTATTTGTTAATTGTGCGTATCCAGCGTTTATGGAAATTTGTGGGCACGCCGGCTTTGATTTTGCGATTATTGATATGGAACATGGCCCCTTGCATACGCTGGGTGCGGAGGATCTTTGCCGCGCCGCAGATTGTGTGGGACTTGCGCCGGTTATTCGGATTCGCAAAAATGATGGGCCGCAAATTCAACGGGCACTCGATATCGGAAGCGCCGGCATCCAAGTGCCTCAAATTGAAACGAAGGCCGATGCAGAAGCGGTTGTGCGGGGTGCGAAATACTCTCCGATTGGTTCGCGGGGTCTTTCTTTTAACACGCGGGCCGGCAACTATACGGCGGCGGGGACAAATATCACTGATCGGCTGAATGAGGAATCTTTGGTTGTGGTTCACGTTGAAGGGACTCGCGGCATAGAAAACCTGGAAGAAATTGTTAGCGTTCCCCACATTGATGTGATTTTTCTCGGCCCTTACGATTTATCGCAGTCCCTAGGAATTCCCGGACAAGTGCGTGATCCGCGTGTAATTGACCTGATGAAAAGTGCGGTACAAACAATTCGGAATGCGGGGAAAGCTGCCGGCACTTTCGCGGATAATCCGGAAACAGCTAAGCAATGGCGTGATGCCGGTGTTCAATATGTGGCGCTTGGAGTTGATGTTGCTATCTTTTTGCGGGCGTGTGAGGCGTTAGTAAAAGCGGTCAGGAGTTAA